In Candidatus Gastranaerophilales bacterium, a single genomic region encodes these proteins:
- a CDS encoding M14 family murein peptide amidase A, which translates to MIVEKTTSTLGREIFLLEKSPEKYDKTILIIGVFHGDEPEGEQLISKFLNEKVDYLSLKNRLLILPCLNPDGKEAKTRQNANMVDLNRNFPTKNWEKVEDKNYFGGDEPNSEAETQFMVKIIEKYKPDMILSLHTPYKIVNYDGDAKEIAEKISKLTGYKIEASIGYPTPGSFGTYAGIERKIPTITLELPDNESFEQLWIENEPVFDFLSIEII; encoded by the coding sequence ATGATTGTAGAAAAAACCACAAGCACGCTGGGGCGTGAGATATTCTTATTGGAAAAATCTCCTGAAAAATATGACAAAACTATACTCATCATTGGCGTTTTCCACGGAGATGAACCTGAAGGAGAACAGCTTATTAGCAAATTTTTAAATGAAAAAGTGGACTATTTATCTTTAAAAAACAGGCTTTTAATTTTGCCATGCCTGAACCCTGACGGCAAAGAAGCAAAAACCCGTCAAAATGCTAATATGGTTGATTTAAACAGGAATTTCCCGACCAAAAACTGGGAAAAAGTCGAAGATAAAAATTATTTCGGCGGTGACGAGCCTAACAGCGAAGCCGAAACTCAATTTATGGTCAAAATAATCGAAAAATACAAGCCCGATATGATTTTATCTTTGCACACACCTTACAAAATAGTAAATTATGACGGCGACGCAAAGGAAATTGCCGAAAAAATCTCAAAGCTCACCGGTTATAAGATTGAAGCATCTATCGGCTACCCAACTCCCGGCAGTTTCGGGACATACGCAGGAATTGAAAGAAAAATTCCCACAATCACGTTGGAGCTCCCCGACAATGAGTCTTTTGAACAACTTTGGATAGAAAATGAACCTGTTTTTGACTTTTTAAGTATAGAAATTATTTAA
- a CDS encoding secondary thiamine-phosphate synthase enzyme YjbQ has product MKSHTKYLWFNTEHHREYINITDEVEDALRESKIQEGMVLVSAMHITAGVYVNDDENGLISDIDKWAEEIAPFDINYNHHRTGETNGDSHLKSLLIGHEVIVPITKGTLDLGPWQQIFYAEFDGQRRKRLIIKVMGE; this is encoded by the coding sequence ATGAAATCGCATACAAAATACCTTTGGTTCAACACAGAACACCATAGAGAATACATAAATATAACAGATGAAGTCGAAGATGCACTAAGAGAGAGCAAAATCCAAGAAGGAATGGTTCTTGTCAGTGCAATGCATATTACAGCAGGTGTATATGTAAATGACGACGAAAACGGTCTGATTTCAGATATCGACAAATGGGCGGAAGAAATTGCCCCTTTTGATATAAACTACAACCACCATAGAACCGGTGAAACCAATGGCGATAGCCATTTAAAAAGCCTTTTAATTGGGCACGAGGTTATTGTTCCGATAACAAAAGGTACTCTGGACTTAGGTCCTTGGCAACAAATCTTTTACGCTGAATTTGACGGACAAAGAAGAAAAAGACTGATTATAAAGGTTATGGGCGAATGA
- a CDS encoding helix-turn-helix transcriptional regulator → MSQDLNINIRQTLAKNIKVYRVKKKMTREELSLILGFDNSYISKLEKGNVNITIYRLAAIASALETDVKNLF, encoded by the coding sequence ATGAGTCAAGATTTAAATATAAATATCAGGCAAACACTTGCGAAAAATATAAAAGTTTACCGTGTCAAAAAGAAAATGACACGTGAAGAATTATCTCTGATTTTAGGGTTTGATAATTCATATATAAGTAAACTTGAAAAAGGTAACGTAAATATAACTATATACAGACTCGCAGCGATTGCTTCTGCACTTGAAACTGATGTGAAAAATCTTTTTTGA
- the rplJ gene encoding 50S ribosomal protein L10, whose protein sequence is MATKAFKQEKIDAIKEKVSKAKVAIVTEYKGFTVEEITNLRRALQKENGDYMVTKNTLAKLAIKDTEFEVLADKMTGPIAIAFGYEDQAAPAKVLEKFIKATKKGEIVAAALDGQLLDADQVKALASIPSREELYAKMLGCVNSPATGIAGAVNAVMSSLVRAIDAVAKQKAA, encoded by the coding sequence ATGGCAACTAAAGCCTTTAAACAAGAAAAAATTGATGCTATCAAAGAAAAAGTCAGCAAAGCAAAAGTAGCCATAGTAACTGAGTACAAAGGTTTCACTGTTGAAGAAATCACAAACTTACGCCGTGCTCTTCAAAAAGAAAACGGTGACTACATGGTTACTAAAAATACTTTAGCAAAACTTGCTATCAAAGACACTGAATTTGAAGTATTAGCAGACAAAATGACAGGTCCTATCGCAATCGCTTTCGGTTACGAAGATCAAGCCGCTCCTGCAAAAGTACTTGAAAAATTCATCAAAGCAACTAAAAAAGGCGAAATCGTAGCCGCAGCTTTGGATGGTCAACTCTTAGACGCCGACCAAGTAAAAGCTCTCGCAAGCATTCCTTCAAGAGAAGAACTCTATGCAAAAATGCTTGGCTGCGTAAATTCACCTGCAACCGGTATCGCCGGTGCTGTCAATGCTGTAATGAGCAGCTTGGTCAGAGCTATCGACGCCGTTGCAAAACAAAAAGCAGCTTAA
- the rplL gene encoding 50S ribosomal protein L7/L12 → MKMSVQEILESIEKLTLIEAAELVKAMEEKFGVSAAAPVAVAAAAPAAAGEAAAEASEVTVVLASAGANKIAVLKEVRAITGLGLKEAKDLVDAAPKPIKEGVKKEEAEEIKKKLEAAGAAVELK, encoded by the coding sequence ATTAAAATGAGTGTACAAGAAATCTTAGAATCAATCGAAAAATTGACTTTAATCGAAGCAGCTGAATTAGTAAAAGCTATGGAAGAAAAATTCGGCGTTTCTGCAGCAGCTCCAGTAGCAGTTGCAGCAGCAGCTCCTGCAGCAGCAGGCGAAGCAGCAGCTGAAGCTAGCGAAGTTACTGTTGTTTTAGCATCAGCAGGTGCTAACAAAATCGCTGTTCTTAAAGAAGTTAGAGCTATCACAGGTCTTGGCTTGAAAGAAGCTAAAGACTTAGTTGACGCTGCTCCAAAACCAATCAAAGAAGGCGTTAAAAAAGAAGAAGCTGAAGAAATTAAAAAGAAACTTGAAGCTGCCGGTGCTGCTGTTGAATTGAAGTAG
- a CDS encoding EF-hand domain-containing protein: MSQLSGQSFISSAVAGLTNTYGTVSKYKGSSSLSLEDLSNPSSELLSTLGNNNSFLSYMTSNFSNLDSDGDGSISANDVSKLTQTMQSQGLTYNEISQLAASGAISSSLTETVLNYFNKIDKNGDGRITSAEISAFGFESDRQKMDTKYNSFKGSSISTFYVDSDNEDEPSSVVDSLYPTSES; encoded by the coding sequence ATGAGCCAATTAAGCGGACAAAGTTTTATTTCATCTGCTGTTGCAGGTTTAACCAATACTTACGGAACAGTTTCAAAATACAAAGGGTCTTCATCTCTTTCATTGGAAGATTTATCTAATCCATCGTCAGAATTGTTGAGCACTCTTGGAAATAATAATTCATTTTTGAGTTATATGACGAGCAATTTTTCTAATTTGGATTCTGATGGAGATGGCTCAATTTCCGCAAATGATGTCAGCAAACTAACTCAAACCATGCAATCTCAAGGATTGACTTACAATGAGATTTCACAACTTGCAGCTTCCGGTGCAATAAGCTCCAGTTTGACAGAAACCGTTTTGAATTATTTTAACAAAATTGATAAAAACGGTGATGGTCGTATAACGAGTGCTGAAATCTCTGCATTTGGGTTTGAATCCGACAGACAAAAAATGGATACAAAATACAATTCATTTAAAGGGTCAAGCATAAGTACGTTTTATGTTGATTCTGATAATGAAGATGAACCCTCAAGCGTCGTTGACAGTTTATATCCCACATCTGAATCATAA
- the recR gene encoding recombination mediator RecR: MQYTKPLSNLVEFFQKFPGIGPKSAQRMAFHLLKMPLGEVERFANILVDSKQTIHYCDVCFNMSASNPCEICQNPNRDKSTICVVAETKDLIAIEKTNEYKGQYHVLQGVLSPIDGIGAEDIRIKELLQRIAKEDIKEIILALGPSVESEATCLYLNKLIKPFNIKISRIAFGIPIGSDLEYADEITLARAIEGRRELD, from the coding sequence ATGCAATACACCAAACCTCTATCAAATTTGGTTGAATTTTTTCAAAAATTTCCCGGCATAGGTCCCAAGTCAGCTCAACGCATGGCTTTTCACCTTTTAAAAATGCCCTTGGGGGAAGTTGAAAGATTTGCAAATATTTTAGTAGACTCAAAACAAACCATTCATTATTGTGATGTTTGTTTCAATATGTCTGCCTCAAACCCTTGCGAAATATGTCAAAATCCAAATCGAGATAAATCGACAATTTGTGTTGTTGCTGAAACCAAAGACTTGATAGCTATTGAAAAAACAAACGAATATAAAGGACAATATCACGTTTTGCAAGGCGTTTTGTCGCCTATAGACGGGATTGGAGCCGAAGACATAAGGATTAAAGAACTCTTGCAACGAATAGCAAAAGAAGATATCAAAGAAATTATTCTTGCCCTCGGACCTTCTGTTGAAAGCGAAGCAACTTGCCTTTATTTGAACAAACTTATAAAACCTTTCAATATAAAAATTTCAAGAATTGCCTTCGGAATTCCGATTGGCTCAGACCTTGAATATGCCGACGAGATTACACTCGCAAGAGCGATTGAAGGTAGACGAGAATTAGATTAA
- a CDS encoding YbaB/EbfC family nucleoid-associated protein, producing the protein MNIAAMMKQAQQMQKKLQDAQADLANIEVSAESGNGAVKVICDGQGKFKSIKLTAQAINPENPENVDEDTIEMLEDLISTAMTQASKDASSQMEARMKTITGGINIPGLF; encoded by the coding sequence ATGAATATAGCAGCTATGATGAAACAAGCTCAACAAATGCAAAAGAAATTGCAAGACGCTCAAGCAGATTTGGCAAATATAGAAGTTTCAGCTGAATCAGGCAACGGTGCGGTAAAAGTAATTTGTGACGGACAAGGAAAATTTAAATCAATAAAATTAACAGCTCAAGCTATTAACCCTGAAAACCCTGAAAACGTTGACGAAGACACTATCGAAATGCTTGAAGATTTAATCTCAACTGCAATGACTCAAGCAAGCAAAGATGCTTCATCTCAAATGGAAGCCAGAATGAAAACAATTACTGGCGGAATTAACATACCTGGTTTGTTCTAA
- a CDS encoding ATPase, T2SS/T4P/T4SS family, with the protein MESVTNKTLEKLKYDLVRDGLIGYDDIEKAQEIAIAQNVNIGQVLINSGLITEEKLLKFLETKLHIPYVDLKDYALDKKCLSLINAADAQKYRIIPLFKIEDVLTVAMADPLDLFAIDKIVEKTGCDIEPVISAESLVLQKIEEYYKNDNTVGQIYIDENTVKYDWREELHNESMSDEHIQLLIRAILKQAIAEDIHELFFEHVPNGLSVNFRSPSQVVSTGAIPSVLVAPFISKLKTLSSLDPTVSELPQLGKLIFKVEEITLVASISAFPTIQGERISLKIYKPPKKLSEVGFDDKQIKIIKEALSTPGITLVCGSSLSGKTHIIYSILSDIANSQKNVMTIESISKYNLENVHQSELNENIGFNMDKAMRFIEFQSPDIVYFEGITTKTGLDYFSSLVFKNKTLITEFLTDNMADLNKKFSFDDFTMFKPLLNCLVFIHSKDSIEVFDKDDLKKYIS; encoded by the coding sequence ATGGAATCGGTAACAAATAAAACACTCGAAAAATTAAAATACGACCTCGTTCGTGACGGGCTTATCGGCTATGATGACATTGAAAAAGCACAAGAGATTGCTATTGCTCAAAATGTCAACATTGGTCAAGTTTTGATAAATTCGGGACTGATTACCGAGGAAAAATTATTAAAATTTTTAGAAACGAAACTCCACATACCATACGTGGATTTGAAAGATTACGCACTAGATAAAAAATGTTTAAGCCTGATTAATGCAGCAGATGCACAAAAATACAGAATTATTCCGCTGTTTAAAATTGAAGATGTCTTAACTGTTGCAATGGCAGACCCATTAGACTTGTTTGCAATAGACAAAATTGTAGAAAAAACAGGTTGCGACATTGAACCTGTAATTTCTGCTGAAAGCCTTGTCCTGCAAAAGATTGAGGAATATTACAAAAATGACAATACAGTTGGACAAATTTATATAGACGAAAACACCGTAAAATATGATTGGCGAGAAGAGCTCCACAACGAAAGCATGTCCGATGAACATATCCAACTACTTATAAGAGCTATTTTAAAACAAGCAATTGCAGAGGATATTCATGAACTATTTTTTGAACACGTCCCCAACGGATTGAGCGTCAATTTCAGAAGCCCATCTCAAGTAGTATCAACAGGAGCAATTCCGAGCGTTTTAGTTGCACCATTTATTTCCAAACTAAAAACACTATCATCACTTGACCCTACCGTTTCAGAACTTCCACAACTCGGAAAACTTATCTTTAAAGTGGAAGAAATAACCCTTGTAGCCAGCATTTCCGCTTTCCCGACAATTCAAGGGGAAAGGATTTCTTTAAAAATATACAAACCTCCAAAGAAATTATCAGAAGTCGGATTTGACGACAAACAGATAAAAATAATAAAAGAAGCACTCTCAACACCGGGTATAACACTTGTTTGCGGTTCTTCATTGAGCGGAAAAACTCACATAATATATTCTATTTTGTCTGATATTGCCAATTCGCAAAAAAATGTTATGACAATCGAATCCATTTCGAAATATAATTTAGAAAATGTCCATCAATCAGAATTAAACGAAAATATCGGATTCAATATGGACAAAGCAATGCGTTTTATTGAATTTCAATCGCCTGATATTGTTTACTTTGAAGGCATAACAACAAAAACAGGCTTAGATTATTTCAGCTCTCTTGTTTTCAAAAACAAAACACTTATAACAGAATTTTTAACCGACAATATGGCTGATTTAAACAAAAAATTCTCTTTTGATGATTTCACGATGTTTAAACCGTTGCTGAATTGCCTAGTCTTCATTCACAGCAAAGACAGCATTGAAGTTTTCGACAAAGATGATTTAAAAAAGTATATTTCATAG
- a CDS encoding response regulator, which translates to MKKVLIVDDEQDIVETLQFMIEAEGYECHSAFDGEEGLNKAKEIVPDLIILDVMMPKINGYKISRLLKYDNKYKDIPIIMVTARSQEEDKIIGEETGVNEYITKPFEIDFVMERIKSYLG; encoded by the coding sequence ATGAAAAAAGTATTAATAGTTGACGATGAACAAGATATAGTAGAAACGCTGCAATTTATGATTGAAGCAGAAGGCTACGAATGCCATAGTGCTTTTGACGGCGAAGAAGGGCTAAACAAAGCAAAAGAAATAGTTCCCGATTTAATAATTTTAGATGTCATGATGCCCAAAATCAACGGTTATAAAATCAGCCGTTTGCTCAAATATGACAACAAATACAAGGACATTCCGATTATAATGGTGACGGCTCGCTCTCAAGAAGAAGACAAAATCATTGGAGAAGAAACAGGCGTTAATGAATACATCACAAAGCCTTTTGAAATTGATTTTGTTATGGAACGCATAAAAAGCTATTTGGGATAA
- a CDS encoding ATP-binding protein — MAKILLITDNNKKINKASELFYKHGHELISFNSDEEIFETVKANDVDVILIDLATKKYDINNVCRKIKIQTQTKNIQTILIFNEGKLENEILKYANAYIQEPFEDSLLLATINASLQHKESLEGLSANNKDLAKSLYQLNVLYNTSTQLAGSLDKTKLIDIMMDGLEKSLSFSLCYSLVFNDPTDITLLINSLYPISKRLEDAIKLRAILSYKTLFSINPAVADIKVIKNIKHQFEEYDLNVFNFDNLFAPINIKDKFFGIIEVFRENDFGQEDTTCFQTLVKQASLPLESAILYEEIKDTNIKLEKLERLKSEFISIVSHELRTPLTAIKNSLDIVLSGKSGEITKNMDKFLNMAKRNVTRLSAIINDLLDLSKIEAGKMDFRFEKANVNSPIEFVKNTFENLAKDKNIELILNLERDIDSVYIDSQRIEQVLTNLVSNAIKFTPENGKITISTSKIKREDILKVPFFAELPKNLFREYVKVEVADTGIGIAHEDLNKVFDKFEQIENSLSRKIGGTGLGLPIARQLMETHKGLIWLESEVNVGSKFSLAIPIMNEEETFIMQMGQDISRAKQNHTSLGLIALKEKIIASASFLDKVVAEKLIKKTTNSRDFIYIDGDFRYYFYYSIEMDSFALDFNKKKLEGYIKLCGKEFEECAILYSTALYPNDALSADELIKKAKLSFKEVEYEKSINS, encoded by the coding sequence ATGGCTAAAATATTACTTATTACAGACAATAACAAAAAAATCAATAAGGCAAGTGAGCTGTTTTACAAGCACGGGCACGAACTAATCTCATTCAATAGCGATGAGGAAATTTTTGAAACTGTAAAAGCAAACGACGTTGATGTTATTTTAATCGATTTGGCGACCAAAAAATATGACATAAATAATGTTTGCCGAAAAATTAAAATCCAAACTCAAACAAAAAATATCCAAACCATTTTGATATTTAATGAAGGAAAACTTGAAAATGAGATTTTAAAATATGCAAACGCATATATACAAGAACCTTTCGAGGATAGTTTGCTTCTTGCAACGATTAATGCTTCATTGCAACACAAAGAATCTTTAGAAGGCTTGTCGGCGAACAATAAGGATTTGGCAAAAAGCCTTTACCAACTAAATGTTTTATACAACACAAGCACACAACTGGCGGGCTCTCTTGATAAAACGAAACTTATTGACATAATGATGGACGGGTTGGAAAAAAGTTTGAGTTTTTCTCTGTGTTATTCGCTTGTTTTCAATGACCCAACGGATATAACCCTGTTAATAAACTCTTTATACCCAATTTCAAAAAGACTGGAAGATGCAATAAAACTTCGGGCAATTTTGAGCTACAAAACCTTGTTTTCCATAAATCCTGCCGTTGCTGATATTAAAGTCATAAAAAATATCAAACACCAATTTGAAGAATACGACCTTAACGTGTTTAATTTTGACAATCTTTTTGCCCCGATTAATATAAAAGACAAATTTTTCGGAATTATCGAAGTTTTTAGAGAAAACGACTTTGGGCAAGAAGACACAACCTGTTTCCAAACACTTGTAAAACAAGCATCTTTGCCACTTGAAAGTGCCATTTTATACGAAGAAATTAAAGACACAAACATAAAACTTGAAAAGTTAGAGCGTCTAAAATCAGAATTTATTTCGATAGTTTCACACGAATTGAGAACGCCTTTAACTGCGATAAAAAACTCCTTAGACATAGTATTGAGCGGAAAATCAGGCGAAATAACTAAAAACATGGACAAGTTTTTAAATATGGCAAAACGAAATGTAACAAGACTTTCCGCCATAATAAACGACCTTTTGGACTTGTCTAAAATCGAAGCAGGGAAAATGGATTTCAGATTTGAAAAAGCTAATGTAAACTCGCCGATTGAATTTGTCAAAAATACTTTTGAAAATTTAGCCAAAGACAAAAATATTGAACTTATTTTAAATCTTGAAAGAGATATTGATTCTGTTTATATAGACTCTCAAAGAATAGAGCAGGTCTTAACAAACCTTGTTTCTAACGCAATAAAATTCACCCCGGAAAACGGAAAGATTACAATTTCCACATCAAAAATTAAAAGAGAAGATATATTAAAAGTCCCGTTTTTTGCCGAATTACCAAAAAATTTGTTTAGAGAATATGTAAAAGTTGAAGTCGCAGATACAGGAATCGGTATCGCACATGAAGATTTGAACAAAGTTTTTGACAAATTTGAACAAATTGAAAACTCATTAAGCCGAAAAATCGGAGGAACAGGCTTGGGGCTTCCAATTGCAAGACAACTTATGGAAACTCACAAAGGTCTTATTTGGCTTGAAAGCGAAGTAAATGTTGGCTCAAAATTTTCACTCGCAATCCCTATAATGAACGAAGAAGAAACCTTTATTATGCAAATGGGACAAGACATTTCAAGAGCAAAACAAAACCATACATCACTCGGATTAATAGCTTTGAAAGAAAAGATTATAGCATCAGCTTCTTTCTTGGACAAAGTTGTTGCGGAAAAACTTATTAAAAAAACCACCAACAGCCGTGATTTTATATATATAGACGGCGATTTCAGGTATTATTTTTATTACTCAATCGAAATGGATTCGTTTGCATTAGATTTTAATAAAAAGAAACTTGAAGGATACATAAAACTTTGTGGAAAAGAGTTCGAAGAGTGTGCTATATTGTACTCAACGGCACTTTATCCTAACGACGCACTAAGTGCAGATGAATTGATTAAAAAAGCAAAATTATCTTTTAAAGAGGTAGAATATGAAAAAAGTATTAATAGTTGA
- a CDS encoding DegT/DnrJ/EryC1/StrS family aminotransferase, translated as MIPILDLKRQYKQTGKEIEKEVLDILQSGAYIMGKHNKGLQEEFANFIGVKHSVTLNSGTDALHLALRALDIGAGDEVITVAFTFVATTEAIGIVGATPVFVDIDENTFNLDASKIEAAITPKTKAIIPVHLYGQPCDMDTIMDIAKRHNLYVIEDCCQAVGAKFNGKKVGSFGDIGCFSFFPTKNLGAMGDGGIAVTNSEYLKDRMTSLRNHGGAVRYYHDEIGVNSRLDEIQAAILRIKMQYIDEWNEKRRTNAYRYNELFKSHPEVQTPKELDNTYCVYHQYTVKIENRDAVHKLLQEAGIGAMLYYPVPLHLQKVHAHLPQKEGSLPKTEKDTKCVLSLPMFPELKAEEQKTVVDTVIDCIKKADTACAKA; from the coding sequence ATGATTCCTATTTTGGACTTAAAAAGACAATATAAACAAACAGGAAAAGAAATAGAAAAAGAAGTTTTGGATATTTTGCAATCAGGTGCCTATATAATGGGTAAACACAACAAAGGATTGCAAGAAGAATTTGCGAATTTTATCGGAGTAAAACACTCTGTAACATTAAATTCAGGTACAGATGCCCTACACTTAGCACTTAGAGCCCTAGATATCGGTGCTGGAGATGAAGTTATCACTGTTGCATTTACATTTGTTGCAACAACAGAAGCTATCGGCATAGTTGGTGCAACACCGGTATTTGTTGATATAGATGAAAACACCTTCAACCTTGATGCAAGCAAAATTGAAGCAGCTATTACACCTAAAACAAAAGCGATAATTCCTGTTCATTTATACGGTCAACCTTGCGATATGGACACAATCATGGACATTGCAAAACGTCATAATTTATACGTAATTGAAGATTGTTGCCAAGCCGTCGGTGCAAAATTTAATGGCAAAAAAGTGGGCTCATTTGGTGATATCGGATGTTTTAGTTTCTTCCCGACAAAAAACCTTGGAGCAATGGGTGATGGTGGTATAGCAGTTACCAACAGCGAATATCTAAAAGACAGAATGACATCACTAAGAAATCACGGCGGAGCAGTTCGTTATTATCACGACGAAATCGGCGTAAACAGCAGACTAGACGAAATCCAAGCGGCAATTTTACGTATTAAAATGCAATACATTGACGAATGGAACGAAAAAAGACGTACTAACGCATACAGATACAATGAATTATTCAAATCACATCCTGAAGTTCAAACACCTAAAGAATTAGATAATACATATTGTGTTTATCACCAATACACAGTAAAAATTGAAAACAGAGATGCTGTTCATAAGCTATTGCAAGAAGCAGGAATTGGGGCAATGTTATACTATCCGGTACCGTTACACTTACAAAAAGTACACGCTCACTTGCCACAAAAAGAAGGTTCATTGCCAAAAACCGAAAAAGACACAAAATGCGTTCTTTCACTTCCAATGTTCCCTGAACTAAAAGCAGAAGAACAAAAAACTGTTGTAGATACAGTTATAGATTGTATTAAAAAAGCAGACACTGCTTGTGCTAAAGCATAA
- the tmk gene encoding dTMP kinase, giving the protein MEKVSKYKSKHGYDGLLIVIEGTDGSGKSTQIELLKRWIEDQSYGAMVSEWKTSRFIADAIDDAKDRNLLNATTFSLLYAADFTDRLETTILPALKAGFVVLLDRYTYTACVRDVVRGHDVEWVENLYNYAPEPDLVFYLDVPVEMLLKRIIGTTGLDYWESGRDIGLSSDFYKSFQMYQGKCLDEYRKIIEKNNFISIDGTLKPKEIHKIIVSDVKKLLDMGAIA; this is encoded by the coding sequence ATGGAAAAAGTTTCAAAATACAAATCAAAACACGGATACGACGGATTGCTAATAGTAATCGAGGGTACAGACGGCTCTGGGAAATCTACTCAAATTGAACTTTTAAAACGCTGGATTGAAGATCAATCCTACGGTGCAATGGTTAGTGAGTGGAAGACCTCTCGATTTATAGCAGACGCTATTGATGACGCCAAAGACAGAAACCTGCTTAACGCAACTACTTTTAGCCTGTTGTACGCAGCAGATTTTACTGATAGGCTCGAAACAACAATTTTACCCGCACTAAAAGCAGGTTTTGTAGTTCTTTTAGACAGATATACATATACGGCTTGTGTTAGAGATGTCGTAAGAGGACATGATGTTGAATGGGTTGAAAACCTATATAATTATGCCCCTGAACCTGATTTGGTTTTCTATTTAGATGTCCCCGTTGAAATGCTTCTAAAAAGAATTATCGGCACAACCGGACTCGATTATTGGGAGTCAGGACGTGACATCGGGCTAAGTTCTGATTTCTACAAAAGTTTTCAAATGTATCAAGGCAAATGTCTTGATGAATATAGAAAAATTATCGAAAAAAATAATTTTATTTCAATCGATGGAACTTTAAAACCGAAAGAAATCCACAAAATCATCGTATCTGATGTAAAAAAATTGCTTGATATGGGGGCTATAGCCTAG
- the tmk gene encoding dTMP kinase, producing MRLDELHNLPGTLICVEGIDGSGKSTQLVILRDWLKSRKQDVIFTEWNSSDLISQTTKMAKKKNLLSPKTFSLLHAVDFADRLEQIIIPALKAGFIVLADRYVYTAFARDVARGADPDWVRNMYGFAVKPDLTLYFHVPVEVSLERICSNRTPKFYEAGMDLKISNDPYESYKIFQSRVNAEYKKMVSEYGLVEIDACDSIHAKQIIFREKVKQVLAKKGINL from the coding sequence TTGAGACTAGATGAATTGCATAATCTTCCGGGGACGCTTATTTGCGTAGAGGGGATTGACGGCTCGGGGAAATCAACTCAACTTGTTATATTAAGAGATTGGCTCAAATCTCGAAAACAAGATGTAATTTTTACAGAATGGAATTCTTCTGATTTAATCTCTCAAACAACTAAAATGGCGAAAAAGAAAAATCTGCTAAGCCCAAAAACATTCAGCCTTTTGCACGCTGTTGATTTTGCAGACAGACTTGAGCAAATCATAATTCCTGCACTAAAAGCTGGCTTCATCGTACTGGCAGACAGATATGTTTATACCGCCTTCGCAAGAGATGTAGCAAGAGGAGCTGACCCTGATTGGGTTCGAAATATGTACGGTTTTGCGGTTAAACCCGATTTAACTCTTTATTTCCATGTTCCGGTTGAAGTTTCATTAGAGAGAATTTGCTCTAATAGAACACCTAAATTCTACGAAGCAGGCATGGATTTAAAAATCAGCAACGACCCTTATGAAAGTTACAAAATTTTCCAAAGCAGGGTCAATGCGGAATATAAAAAAATGGTCAGCGAATATGGACTTGTAGAAATTGATGCTTGCGATTCAATCCATGCAAAACAAATTATATTCAGGGAAAAAGTAAAACAAGTTCTTGCAAAAAAAGGAATCAATCTATAA